DNA sequence from the uncultured Umboniibacter sp. genome:
AAATCGGCTTGGCCAGTTCCATCAATATTGAGTTCAACTTCAATCTGAGTTTCTTTCGTATTACGCGTAACCGTTGCGCTGCGCTGCATGAGTCATCTCCCGTGTCGACTGAGCAATTATAACCTATGCATCAGTTTGAAGTAGTCAAATGTATTGTAATTAGTATGCCTCAATTGTATGTACAATCGAGTAACAAATTGGCCCGAGCTTTGTTCGCCGTCAGCACCTAAAAAGATCACCTTAATGAAAAACTTTTTAAAGTTTTTCGTTGCCTCTGTTAGGCTCGTTCACTCAATTAATAATTCAGCGCAAACATATGTCAACAGTAATCTCTAGCGAGCAGGCAAACAGCTTCTCCCGTTCCGTTTTGTCGTGGTATGACGAGGTGGGTCGCAAAGACCTCCCGTGGCAACAAAATAAAACCGCCTATCGGGTCTGGCTCTCTGAGATCATGCTACAGCAGACGCAGGTGAAAACTGTTATCCCCTACTACCTCAAGTTCCTAGCAGAGTTTCCTACCGTGGAAGAACTCGCTGCCGCCCCCATTGATCACGTTCTTCACCTCTGGAGTGGTCTGGGTTACTACGCTCGCGCTAGGAATCTGCACCGCTGTGCTGAATTAGTGTGTAGCCAACACCAAGGCGAATTTCCTATTGGTGTTGAAGCGCTAAGCGAACTTCCCGGAATTGGTCGTTCTACCGCAGGTGCCATTGCGAGTATTGCCCAAGGCCAGCATGCAGCGATTTTGGATGGCAACGTCAAACGTGTTTTGTGTCGAGTATTCGCGGTTGAAGGACATCCTAGTATCAGGGCAACTGAAAAGTTACTTTGGTCACTTGCCGAAGCAACCACGCCAAAGACTCGCTGCAACGATTATACCCAGGCCATTATGGACTTAGGCGCAACCACCTGTTCACGCTCGAAGCCGGACTGCGATACCTGCCCCGTTAAAGACCATTGCCTTGCTCGCCAGCAGCTCAGGCAAACGGACTATCCGAATAAAAAAGTTAAGAAACAATCACCCACACGGGAAACCTACCCGGTGCTCTTCCAACGTCAGGATGGCGCTATTTGGCTAGAAAAGCGCCCATCCACTGGAATATGGGGAGGGCTTCATTGCTTCCCGGAAATTAGCCATCCCGATGAGCTTGAATCCCTTCCCTTTGGCAGCTCAGCGAAGCTCAACGCAACCGAGCTTGCCAGTATCGAGCACATTTTCAGTCATTTTAAGTTGCTCATGAAGCCACTGCTAGTGAGTATCCACGAGCCCCAGCAAGTAGCTGAAAGTAGCGGGGTTTGGTATGATCCAGCTTTTCCTGCACAAGTAGGTATCGCTCGCCCTGTGGAGCGAATTCTCAGCACGCTGTTAGCGGAGGCTCCGATAAGCAAATGAGTAGACTAATACACTGCCAAAAATTACAACGTGAATTGCCCGGATTAGTTAGACCGCCGATGCCTGGTGCACTAGGTAAAGAGCTTTACGAGACAATCTCTCAGGAAGCTTGGGATGGCTGGCTTCAGCATCAGACTCGATTAATCAATGAAAAGCGTCTTAACCTAATGGATAAAGAACATCGGGGCTACCTCACAGAGCAACTTAAAGCCTATATGCGCGGTGACAATTACGAT
Encoded proteins:
- the mutY gene encoding A/G-specific adenine glycosylase; translation: MSTVISSEQANSFSRSVLSWYDEVGRKDLPWQQNKTAYRVWLSEIMLQQTQVKTVIPYYLKFLAEFPTVEELAAAPIDHVLHLWSGLGYYARARNLHRCAELVCSQHQGEFPIGVEALSELPGIGRSTAGAIASIAQGQHAAILDGNVKRVLCRVFAVEGHPSIRATEKLLWSLAEATTPKTRCNDYTQAIMDLGATTCSRSKPDCDTCPVKDHCLARQQLRQTDYPNKKVKKQSPTRETYPVLFQRQDGAIWLEKRPSTGIWGGLHCFPEISHPDELESLPFGSSAKLNATELASIEHIFSHFKLLMKPLLVSIHEPQQVAESSGVWYDPAFPAQVGIARPVERILSTLLAEAPISK
- a CDS encoding oxidative damage protection protein — translated: MSRLIHCQKLQRELPGLVRPPMPGALGKELYETISQEAWDGWLQHQTRLINEKRLNLMDKEHRGYLTEQLKAYMRGDNYDQADGYIPEES